AAAGGTTTGAAGGTATTTCATGCAGAAATTTTTAAGCAATATATTATTTTATAGTTAATATTTAAATTGCTTAAAAATAAAATAGCCTCCCGGTTTCAGGAGGCTATTTGTATAATCACTTATTGATCTTAAAATTATTCGGTTTCTACAGGCAGTTTTTCGCCTGTCACCGTTTCTTTTATTTTGGCTTCCAGTTCTTCCATCAGTTCGGGATTATCCAATAACAGTTGTTTAACAGCATCGCGGCCCTGTCCCAATCGGGCATCGCCATAGCTGAACCACGAGCCTGATTTTTTGATAATATTATAATCAACACCAAGGTCGATGATCTCGCCCGCTTTTGAAATGCCTTCGCCAAACATAATATCAAACTCGGCGATACGGAATGGCGGAGCAACTTTGTTCTTCACAATTTTTACTTTTACACGGTTACCTGATACTTCATCCGTATCCTTTATCTGCGATATGCGGCGGATATCCAAACGTACCGAAGCATAAAATTTAAGCGCATTACCACCGGTAGTAGTTTCGGGATTGCCAAACATCACACCAATTTTATCGCGTAACTGGTTGATGAAGATACAGCAGCACCCGGTTTTGCTGATGGTGCCGGTAAGCTTACGCAATGCCTGCGACATTAAACGTGCCTGCAGACCCATTTTGCTGTCGCCCATTTCGCCTTCAATTTCACCTTTAGGTACCAACGCGGCAACCGAGTCAATAACGATAATGTCAATAGCGCCAGAACGGATCAGGTTGTCGGCAATTTCAAGGGC
Above is a window of Mucilaginibacter ginsenosidivorans DNA encoding:
- the recA gene encoding recombinase RecA; translated protein: MSSAEKLKALQLTLDKLEKSYGKGTIMKLGDTAIESIDVISTGSIGLDIALGVGGLPKGRVIEIYGPESSGKTTLAIHAIAESQRQGGIAAFIDAEHAFDRFYAKKLGVDVENLLISQPDNGEQALEIADNLIRSGAIDIIVIDSVAALVPKGEIEGEMGDSKMGLQARLMSQALRKLTGTISKTGCCCIFINQLRDKIGVMFGNPETTTGGNALKFYASVRLDIRRISQIKDTDEVSGNRVKVKIVKNKVAPPFRIAEFDIMFGEGISKAGEIIDLGVDYNIIKKSGSWFSYGDARLGQGRDAVKQLLLDNPELMEELEAKIKETVTGEKLPVETE